Proteins from one Ornithobacterium rhinotracheale genomic window:
- a CDS encoding helix-turn-helix domain-containing protein has protein sequence MEVNAIIERANDGTFSIYLKETNLGFGLIGTGKSVEEAKEDFMVCIEEVKEIYEEEGNDFPELEVKFHYDTASFLQYYSKYISLAGLQRLTGVSQGQLSHYLNGHRNPSAKTTEKIQNALQEFGKELQQLHMI, from the coding sequence ATGGAAGTAAATGCAATTATAGAGAGAGCTAACGATGGTACTTTTAGCATCTATTTAAAGGAAACAAATCTGGGTTTTGGATTAATTGGTACAGGAAAGTCGGTGGAAGAGGCAAAAGAAGATTTTATGGTATGTATAGAGGAAGTGAAGGAAATTTATGAGGAGGAAGGGAATGATTTTCCTGAATTGGAGGTAAAGTTCCACTATGATACGGCGTCGTTTTTGCAATATTACAGCAAATATATATCTTTGGCAGGCTTGCAAAGACTTACGGGTGTGAGCCAAGGACAACTTAGCCACTACTTGAACGGGCATAGAAATCCGAGCGCTAAGACTACAGAGAAAATACAAAATGCTTTACAAGAATTTGGGAAAGAA